Proteins encoded together in one Lathyrus oleraceus cultivar Zhongwan6 chromosome 5, CAAS_Psat_ZW6_1.0, whole genome shotgun sequence window:
- the LOC127084812 gene encoding disease resistance protein RPM1 isoform X1, which produces MAEMVVSLVVDQLLPLLREEAKLLRGIHKDFADIKDELESIQAFLKDADKRAATAEGDNVSEGVKIWIKQVREAAFRIENIIDDYLIQVEQQASDPRCVALIHKLKTMIPRRRIASEIQDVKSYIREIKERSEIYGFQRSLEQRSSSSRESRNSKWYDPREAALYIEESEVVGFELPRKRLIDWMVKGMKKRTVVSVVGMGGQGKTTLAKTVFDSKEVVGHFDCRVWITVSQSYNIEELLRDMLKKFYQEKGYNAARDFSQMNRRSLTEEVRKYLHQKRYVILFDDVWNVHFWDDIEFALIDNKNGCKILITTRNLDVVVSCKRFSLIEVLELQPLTSEESLELFNKKVFKSDYGGCCPKELLDIAYEIVERCKGLPLAIVSIGGLLSTSEKNVVVWQKFRENLSLNLKKDTHLTGIEEILSLSYDDLPYYLKSCLLYFGIYPEDFEVKPKRVIRQWIAEGFVKEEKGKTLEEVAEGYLIELVHRSLVQVSSLRIVGKVKRCRVHDLIREMILEKNEDLNFCKHISDDGQSTSSGMVRRLSTTKTRSYDVIPQIERSHVRSLFCFSNQATFFLLNSIDALSKGRIPTEFRLLKVLDYEWVPIYRVSNEVGNLIHLKYLRINSIRNGKISKSIGMLQNLETLEVHGTYTFHLPKEISHLRKLRHLISTNISLIELKSGIGEMTSLQTLRNVDLNMDGAAEVIKELGKLKQMRDLGLINVHEEDVSTLSSSINEMQHLEKLNVQSGGKANKSIDLDLTSAPTMLWKLSLFGSLKKLPEWIPELQNLVVLRLKWSYLSKDLMKSLKSLQHLLILSLTDNACEGLRLHFEDGGFQKLRELYVESSKELRDIIIDKGALSSLKKLQLYKLPRLKNIPFGIKHLQKLEVLHIWIMDAELIQSISTRDWYVVGHVPTVDIHNIGRAFIPNSRR; this is translated from the coding sequence ATGGCGGAAATGGTGGTGTCTTTAGTTGTTGACCAACTACTTCCATTGTTAAGGGAAGAAGCCAAGCTGTTGAGAGGTATTCACAAGGACTTTGCAGACATTAAAGATGAACTCGAGAGCATTCAAGCATTCCTTAAGGATGCTGATAAAAGAGCCGCAACAGCTGAAGGAGATAACGTTAGTGAAGGAGTCAAAATTTGGATAAAACAGGTTAGGGAAGCAGCTTTTCGCATTGAAAATATCATTGATGATTATTTGATCCAGGTGGAACAGCAGGCTAGTGATCCTAGATGTGTAGCTTTAATCCATAAGCTCAAAACTATGATCCCTCGCCGTCGAATAGCGTCTGAAATTCAAGACGTTAAGTCATATATTCGTGAGATCAAGGAAAGAAGTGAAATATATGGCTTCCAACGTTCTTTAGAACAAAGATCAAGCAGTTCTAGAGAAAGTCGAAATTCCAAATGGTACGACCCTCGTGAGGCTGCTCTTTACATTGAAGAATCTGAAGTTGTGGGCTTTGAACTGCCAAGGAAAAGATTGATTGATTGGATGGTAAAGGGAATGAAGAAGCGCACTGTAGTTTCCGTTGTAGGAATGGGAGGGCAAGGGAAAACCACTCTTGCCAAGACAGTTTTTGACAGCAAGGAAGTCGTCGGACACTTCGATTGTCGTGTGTGGATCACAGTTTCTCAATCATATAATATTGAAGAGTTGTTGAGGGACATGCTGAAAAAGTTTTACCAAGAAAAAGGATACAATGCTGCTAGGGATTTTTCTCAAATGAATCGACGGTCATTGACTGAAGAAGTGAGAAAGTACTTGCATCAAAAGAGGTACGTTATCCTGTTTGATGATGTTTGGAATGTACATTTTTGGGATGACATTGAATTTGCTTTAATTGATAACAAAAATGGTTGTAAGATATTGATAACAACAAGGAACCTAGATGTTGTGGTGTCTTGTAAAAGATTTTCTTTAATTGAAGTGCTTGAATTGCAACCTTTAACTTCAGAAGAATCTTTGGAGTTGTTCAATAAAAAGGTATTCAAATCTGACTATGGTGGGTGTTGTCCTAAAGAGCTCCTGGATATAGCATATGAAATTGTTGAAAGATGCAAGGGTTTACCACTAGCAATTGTTTCCATTGGTGGTCTTTTGTCTACAAGTGAGAAAAATGTGGTTGTGTGGCAGAAATTTAGAGAGAACCTTAGTTTAAACCTAAAGAAAGATACACATTTAACTGGGATAGAAGAAATTTTAAGTTTAAGTTACGATGATTTGCCTTACTATCTTAAGTCATGTTTGTTGTATTTTGGAATATATCCGGAAGATTTTGAAGTTAAACCCAAGAGAGTGATTCGACAGTGGATAGCTGAAGGGTTTGTAAAGGAGGAAAAGGGAAAGACTTTGGAAGAAGTGGCGGAAGGATATTTAATCGAGTTGGTCCATAGAAGTTTGGTTCAAGTATCTTCGCTAAGAATCGTTGGCAAAGTTAAACGTTGTCGTGTTCATGATCTAATACGCGAGATGATCCTTGAAAAAAATGAGGATTTAAATTTTTGCAAGCATATTAGTGATGATGGACAATCAACCTCAAGTGGAATGGTTCGACGCTTATCAACAACAAAGACTAGATCTTATGATGTAATTCCGCAAATTGAAAGGTCGCATGTTCGGTCATTATTTTGTTTTTCGAATCAAGCTACTTTTTTTTTGTTGAATAGCATTGATGCATTGTCAAAAGGGAGAATCCCTACAGAATTCAGGTTGTTGAAGGTTCTTGATTATGAATGGGTTCCAATATACCGTGTTTCTAACGAGGTTGGGAATTTAATCCATTTGAAGTATTTAAGGATCAATTCTATAAGGAACGGTAAAATCTCAAAATCCATTGGAATGCTCCAGAACCTCGAGACCTTAGAAGTACATGGTACATATACCTTTCATTTGCCAAAAGAGATTAGCCATCTTAGAAAGCTAAGACATCTTATCAGCACTAATATTTCTTTGATTGAACTAAAGAGTGGTATTGGAGAGATGACATCCCTACAAACGCTTCGTAATGTTGATTTAAATATGGATGGAGCTGCAGAGGTAATTAAAGAGTTAGGAAAGCTGAAACAGATGAGGGATTTGGGATTGATTAATGTTCATGAAGAAGATGTAAGCACACTATCTTCTTCAATCAATGAAATGCAACACTTGGAGAAACTAAATGTCCAATCAGGTGGTAAAGCTAATAAATCCATTGATTTGGACTTGACTTCCGCGCCAACTATGCTTTGGAAGCTTTCACTTTTTGGGAGTTTAAAGAAGTTGCCAGAGTGGATTCCAGAGCTTCAGAATCTTGTCGTGTTGAGGTTGAAATGGTCGTATTTAAGTAAAGATCTAATGAAATCACTAAAAAGTTTGCAGCATTTGTTGATCCTCTCTTTGACCGACAATGCTTGTGAAGGTTTACGTTTGCATTTTGAAGATGGAGGGTTTCAGAAACTAAGGGAACTGTACGTTGAAAGTTCAAAAGAATTGAGAGATATTATTATCGACAAAGGAGCGCTTTCGTCTCTGAAGAAGCTTCAGTTATACAAACTCCCCAGATTGAAGAATATACCCTTTGGAATCAAACACTTACAGAAGCTTGAAGTTCTGCATATTTGGATAATGGATGCTGAACTTATACAGAGCATTTCTACTAGGGATTGGTATGTGGTGGGGCATGTGCCCACTGTAGATATTCATAACATTGGTAGAGCTTTTATTCCAAACTCAAGGAGATAG
- the LOC127084812 gene encoding disease resistance protein RPM1 isoform X2, whose product MIPRRRIASEIQDVKSYIREIKERSEIYGFQRSLEQRSSSSRESRNSKWYDPREAALYIEESEVVGFELPRKRLIDWMVKGMKKRTVVSVVGMGGQGKTTLAKTVFDSKEVVGHFDCRVWITVSQSYNIEELLRDMLKKFYQEKGYNAARDFSQMNRRSLTEEVRKYLHQKRYVILFDDVWNVHFWDDIEFALIDNKNGCKILITTRNLDVVVSCKRFSLIEVLELQPLTSEESLELFNKKVFKSDYGGCCPKELLDIAYEIVERCKGLPLAIVSIGGLLSTSEKNVVVWQKFRENLSLNLKKDTHLTGIEEILSLSYDDLPYYLKSCLLYFGIYPEDFEVKPKRVIRQWIAEGFVKEEKGKTLEEVAEGYLIELVHRSLVQVSSLRIVGKVKRCRVHDLIREMILEKNEDLNFCKHISDDGQSTSSGMVRRLSTTKTRSYDVIPQIERSHVRSLFCFSNQATFFLLNSIDALSKGRIPTEFRLLKVLDYEWVPIYRVSNEVGNLIHLKYLRINSIRNGKISKSIGMLQNLETLEVHGTYTFHLPKEISHLRKLRHLISTNISLIELKSGIGEMTSLQTLRNVDLNMDGAAEVIKELGKLKQMRDLGLINVHEEDVSTLSSSINEMQHLEKLNVQSGGKANKSIDLDLTSAPTMLWKLSLFGSLKKLPEWIPELQNLVVLRLKWSYLSKDLMKSLKSLQHLLILSLTDNACEGLRLHFEDGGFQKLRELYVESSKELRDIIIDKGALSSLKKLQLYKLPRLKNIPFGIKHLQKLEVLHIWIMDAELIQSISTRDWYVVGHVPTVDIHNIGRAFIPNSRR is encoded by the coding sequence ATGATCCCTCGCCGTCGAATAGCGTCTGAAATTCAAGACGTTAAGTCATATATTCGTGAGATCAAGGAAAGAAGTGAAATATATGGCTTCCAACGTTCTTTAGAACAAAGATCAAGCAGTTCTAGAGAAAGTCGAAATTCCAAATGGTACGACCCTCGTGAGGCTGCTCTTTACATTGAAGAATCTGAAGTTGTGGGCTTTGAACTGCCAAGGAAAAGATTGATTGATTGGATGGTAAAGGGAATGAAGAAGCGCACTGTAGTTTCCGTTGTAGGAATGGGAGGGCAAGGGAAAACCACTCTTGCCAAGACAGTTTTTGACAGCAAGGAAGTCGTCGGACACTTCGATTGTCGTGTGTGGATCACAGTTTCTCAATCATATAATATTGAAGAGTTGTTGAGGGACATGCTGAAAAAGTTTTACCAAGAAAAAGGATACAATGCTGCTAGGGATTTTTCTCAAATGAATCGACGGTCATTGACTGAAGAAGTGAGAAAGTACTTGCATCAAAAGAGGTACGTTATCCTGTTTGATGATGTTTGGAATGTACATTTTTGGGATGACATTGAATTTGCTTTAATTGATAACAAAAATGGTTGTAAGATATTGATAACAACAAGGAACCTAGATGTTGTGGTGTCTTGTAAAAGATTTTCTTTAATTGAAGTGCTTGAATTGCAACCTTTAACTTCAGAAGAATCTTTGGAGTTGTTCAATAAAAAGGTATTCAAATCTGACTATGGTGGGTGTTGTCCTAAAGAGCTCCTGGATATAGCATATGAAATTGTTGAAAGATGCAAGGGTTTACCACTAGCAATTGTTTCCATTGGTGGTCTTTTGTCTACAAGTGAGAAAAATGTGGTTGTGTGGCAGAAATTTAGAGAGAACCTTAGTTTAAACCTAAAGAAAGATACACATTTAACTGGGATAGAAGAAATTTTAAGTTTAAGTTACGATGATTTGCCTTACTATCTTAAGTCATGTTTGTTGTATTTTGGAATATATCCGGAAGATTTTGAAGTTAAACCCAAGAGAGTGATTCGACAGTGGATAGCTGAAGGGTTTGTAAAGGAGGAAAAGGGAAAGACTTTGGAAGAAGTGGCGGAAGGATATTTAATCGAGTTGGTCCATAGAAGTTTGGTTCAAGTATCTTCGCTAAGAATCGTTGGCAAAGTTAAACGTTGTCGTGTTCATGATCTAATACGCGAGATGATCCTTGAAAAAAATGAGGATTTAAATTTTTGCAAGCATATTAGTGATGATGGACAATCAACCTCAAGTGGAATGGTTCGACGCTTATCAACAACAAAGACTAGATCTTATGATGTAATTCCGCAAATTGAAAGGTCGCATGTTCGGTCATTATTTTGTTTTTCGAATCAAGCTACTTTTTTTTTGTTGAATAGCATTGATGCATTGTCAAAAGGGAGAATCCCTACAGAATTCAGGTTGTTGAAGGTTCTTGATTATGAATGGGTTCCAATATACCGTGTTTCTAACGAGGTTGGGAATTTAATCCATTTGAAGTATTTAAGGATCAATTCTATAAGGAACGGTAAAATCTCAAAATCCATTGGAATGCTCCAGAACCTCGAGACCTTAGAAGTACATGGTACATATACCTTTCATTTGCCAAAAGAGATTAGCCATCTTAGAAAGCTAAGACATCTTATCAGCACTAATATTTCTTTGATTGAACTAAAGAGTGGTATTGGAGAGATGACATCCCTACAAACGCTTCGTAATGTTGATTTAAATATGGATGGAGCTGCAGAGGTAATTAAAGAGTTAGGAAAGCTGAAACAGATGAGGGATTTGGGATTGATTAATGTTCATGAAGAAGATGTAAGCACACTATCTTCTTCAATCAATGAAATGCAACACTTGGAGAAACTAAATGTCCAATCAGGTGGTAAAGCTAATAAATCCATTGATTTGGACTTGACTTCCGCGCCAACTATGCTTTGGAAGCTTTCACTTTTTGGGAGTTTAAAGAAGTTGCCAGAGTGGATTCCAGAGCTTCAGAATCTTGTCGTGTTGAGGTTGAAATGGTCGTATTTAAGTAAAGATCTAATGAAATCACTAAAAAGTTTGCAGCATTTGTTGATCCTCTCTTTGACCGACAATGCTTGTGAAGGTTTACGTTTGCATTTTGAAGATGGAGGGTTTCAGAAACTAAGGGAACTGTACGTTGAAAGTTCAAAAGAATTGAGAGATATTATTATCGACAAAGGAGCGCTTTCGTCTCTGAAGAAGCTTCAGTTATACAAACTCCCCAGATTGAAGAATATACCCTTTGGAATCAAACACTTACAGAAGCTTGAAGTTCTGCATATTTGGATAATGGATGCTGAACTTATACAGAGCATTTCTACTAGGGATTGGTATGTGGTGGGGCATGTGCCCACTGTAGATATTCATAACATTGGTAGAGCTTTTATTCCAAACTCAAGGAGATAG